The Thermoclostridium stercorarium subsp. stercorarium DSM 8532 genome contains a region encoding:
- the remB gene encoding extracellular matrix regulator RemB, which yields MFLHIGGDYMVFTKDIVAIIDMERSTVSQDTRNFLKTSEEEGFIVNVDENELPKSIIITQGKYSNKVYLSPISTTTLYKRFMKKE from the coding sequence ATGTTTTTGCATATTGGCGGAGATTATATGGTTTTTACTAAAGATATTGTAGCAATAATTGATATGGAAAGATCAACCGTATCGCAGGATACACGAAATTTTTTGAAAACATCGGAGGAAGAAGGTTTCATTGTTAACGTGGATGAAAATGAACTTCCAAAATCAATTATAATAACACAGGGAAAATACAGTAATAAAGTTTACCTCTCTCCAATTTCAACAACCACTTTATATAAGCGGTTTATGAAAAAAGAGTAA